From Apilactobacillus bombintestini:
GACAAGGTGGTATAGACTTGCAACCATCATATCAAAGAGGATATGTGTGGAATGCTGATTTTAAAAATAAATTGATTTACAGTATAATACGACAATTCCCTATAGGTAATATTACTCTAAGAGTTAATAATGGAATCAGAGAAGTAGTTGATGGTCAACAAAGACTAACTACTATTAGTGATTTCGTAAATGACCGTTTATATGTCACTGGTGAATATGCTAAAGAAATAATAAAATATATATCACAATATCTTATGGACAAAGAGGAAGATGATCCTAAATTAAATAAACTAGTTAAAAGATTAGGGAACAAAACTGGTGCTAAGTTTAAATTTAGCAATTTACCACTTGATATTCAAAATAATATACAAGCCTATAATGTTTCCTTAACAAGTATAGCTAACGCTCAGGATGACGAAATTATTGAATACTTCCAATTTTTACAAAATCAAGAAAGATTACGTGCTGGTGAAATCATTAACTCATTTCCTTCTACTGATCTTGAACATTTTATGAATTCTATAAACGATTTAGAATTATTCTTACAAAAAATAGGATTTAAGTCTAATAAGCGTCATGATTTTGATAAACATTTCTACAGTATTATTGGTTTACTAGCAAAGAAAATTAATTACGGTGTAACCGATAAAAAAGTTATTG
This genomic window contains:
- a CDS encoding GmrSD restriction endonuclease domain-containing protein — translated: MKSNMTFSYDSRPILTLNNDINNSGRQGGIDLQPSYQRGYVWNADFKNKLIYSIIRQFPIGNITLRVNNGIREVVDGQQRLTTISDFVNDRLYVTGEYAKEIIKYISQYLMDKEEDDPKLNKLVKRLGNKTGAKFKFSNLPLDIQNNIQAYNVSLTSIANAQDDEIIEYFQFLQNQERLRAGEIINSFPSTDLEHFMNSINDLELFLQKIGFKSNKRHDFDKHFYSIIGLLAKKINYGVTDKKVIDFAQKVTLPITNQNLIENMINNINKITTNDDITIGNIESSNVRSTKYLLVMLAYNYINVNENMNQKLSTFSMLNDKFSVFNSAKEGEIEKAFAGFNQKVIDDFRNITLISKASHNLEDVSRNMKKLGYYVEHFYGADTIPYQD